A section of the Leptospira terpstrae serovar Hualin str. LT 11-33 = ATCC 700639 genome encodes:
- the mce gene encoding mammalian cell entry protein Mce, whose product MPTIGRALIVGLLFIFSLVAVGYFTIVTEGGPFQKSGYQLPVYFPDAEGIKIGNKVTIHGVPFGYVSKIRLVQIDEYGNLLPEGEMGIGTKVELTLLLKGKVQLFSNYEITIKNESLLSGRVVALDPGSKFPVDPKTKEYMMSEPALTKVEISPKSGKLMPIQGKVTQDPLVSLSELIAENRSDIRKTVQNIAGITGKINEGQGTLGKLINESDVHKSVNTTLGDAQVVLKELREGLEDTREQAPVTSFIRSALSAF is encoded by the coding sequence ATGCCTACCATAGGTCGCGCTCTCATTGTTGGACTTTTATTTATCTTTTCCCTTGTGGCTGTGGGATATTTTACCATCGTAACAGAAGGTGGTCCCTTCCAGAAATCGGGATACCAACTCCCTGTATACTTTCCTGATGCCGAAGGGATCAAAATTGGAAACAAGGTAACCATCCACGGTGTTCCCTTTGGCTATGTATCCAAAATCCGTTTGGTGCAAATTGATGAGTATGGAAATTTACTTCCTGAGGGAGAAATGGGAATTGGAACCAAAGTCGAACTCACTCTCCTTTTGAAAGGAAAGGTGCAGCTTTTCTCCAATTACGAAATTACAATCAAAAACGAAAGCCTACTTTCAGGCCGAGTAGTCGCTCTCGATCCTGGTTCCAAGTTTCCGGTGGATCCCAAAACCAAAGAATACATGATGTCGGAGCCGGCGCTGACCAAAGTGGAGATCTCCCCCAAGTCCGGGAAACTGATGCCGATCCAAGGAAAGGTCACCCAAGATCCTCTGGTTTCTTTATCTGAACTCATTGCCGAAAACCGCTCTGATATCCGTAAAACCGTCCAAAACATTGCAGGAATTACCGGTAAAATCAACGAGGGCCAAGGAACCCTCGGAAAACTCATCAACGAAAGTGATGTGCATAAATCGGTAAATACCACTCTTGGGGATGCCCAAGTAGTATTAAAAGAACTGAGGGAAGGACTAGAGGACACAAGGGAACAGGCGCCTGTGACTAGTTTCATTCGTTCTGCACTCAGTGCATTCTAA
- the lpxC gene encoding UDP-3-O-acyl-N-acetylglucosamine deacetylase, which translates to MVTAIHRKTIQNSITLRGIGVHSGKMVTLRLHPAEANTGLIFYLYKGTQKIRIPVSLDHVVDTSNATTIGDGSSNRVQTIEHLLAAVHTLGITDCIFEIDSVEVPIMDGSSLPFWEGIRSAGIRVLEETIEPITIANPIWVVDGDKYLVMLPSDELKVTYSIDFNHPLLRGQSYTTTLDESILGTDILPARTFGFLKDVEALQARGLAMGGSLDNAVVLTDDGYLNETLRYDNECVRHKILDLIGDLAVMGRPFRGHLIASKAGHALDISLAKCIMSQVTGNELTQFKSKRVPLFSKKQAAR; encoded by the coding sequence ATGGTAACGGCGATACATAGAAAAACGATCCAAAACTCCATCACTCTTCGGGGAATTGGCGTACATTCCGGGAAAATGGTAACTTTACGGCTCCATCCCGCAGAAGCAAATACAGGACTTATCTTTTACCTCTACAAAGGTACCCAAAAAATTCGAATTCCCGTTTCTCTCGACCACGTTGTCGACACGAGTAACGCCACTACCATTGGAGACGGAAGTTCCAACCGGGTGCAAACCATAGAACACCTCCTCGCCGCTGTCCATACCTTAGGGATTACCGATTGTATCTTCGAAATTGATTCTGTTGAGGTTCCGATTATGGATGGATCCTCTCTCCCATTTTGGGAAGGAATCCGTTCTGCAGGTATTCGGGTTTTGGAAGAAACCATCGAACCCATTACCATCGCTAACCCCATTTGGGTGGTAGACGGGGACAAATACCTTGTGATGTTACCATCCGACGAACTCAAAGTGACTTATAGTATCGATTTCAACCACCCTCTCCTCAGAGGACAATCTTACACCACCACTCTAGACGAATCCATTTTAGGAACGGACATCCTTCCTGCCCGAACTTTTGGGTTTTTGAAAGATGTGGAAGCCCTCCAAGCGCGAGGCCTTGCTATGGGCGGGTCTCTCGACAACGCTGTAGTTCTCACAGATGACGGGTATTTGAACGAAACTTTACGTTACGATAATGAATGTGTCCGTCACAAGATTCTCGACCTCATTGGAGACTTAGCTGTGATGGGGCGTCCTTTCCGGGGACATTTGATTGCTTCGAAAGCGGGACACGCCCTGGACATCTCTCTTGCCAAATGCATTATGAGCCAAGTGACGGGAAACGAACTCACTCAGTTCAAGAGCAAACGAGTCCCACTTTTCTCTAAAAAACAAGCCGCTCGTTAG